The Camelus dromedarius isolate mCamDro1 chromosome 17, mCamDro1.pat, whole genome shotgun sequence DNA window TTGGAAGCTTGCAAAATCATCACCTGCCTGTGGTTTGGTGAAGTCAGAGCCTAAGGGAGGGTGTAAATTaaagcagggaggaggaagatggggaaaGGTCTCTTttcacaacaacaaaagaaagcaaCTCAGTAGGagtggaggctggcaatctgctgaaaggaaatgaaaggaaattcttcatttctaaatggTTCATTGACCCATGATAATAAAGCAGCCCTGCCAAAGACGGATAATTATCTTTTTAAGTATCAGATGCCCTGTGGGTGAaggcctcccttctcctctcttgaaaaatgaactcagattaaacaaatACTCCTTTTCCTAGTTTACCATTGACATGAATTTCCTGATTATGAGCAAAATTAATcagttttccctctttctttttcccctcttgtCTTATGGAAATCAGGCCTGCCCAGCTGAGCTCAGTGCATTTCCCCTTGGGCCCTGAGTCCTACCGATAGTATGACGGGCTAAAATGCTTGGTATTCTGGTGAGACTAGCAATTGCAGACTTGTGGTTTTATTATGCCCTTTAGCTGCCTAGCTCGAGGCAGAAGCATACTctcttaaaacaagaaaagagaaggaaacagaaaagaacattagCATGTTTTCTCTCCTGCTGGTAcctgaaaactaaacaaaaattaacGTAGCCTaggtgtgtatatacacatatgcagtCATGTATATGTATTGTATACAGCCATACATGTGTGATGAGTATGAATATAAAAAGGAGCTAAAATGTTATTGATGGCGTAACACGGAATATCTATTTGCTACCAACAAATGATCAAACTTAGATCCTTTTCCTCCAGACCTTGTTGTTTGTTCAGATAAATAGCATAAATATATGTGGACTCGTCTAATTCGTAGAATGCATTTAGCTGGTTTCATTCACATAGGCAGACAACCCTTTTCttaaattaatgaattactgTCACCTCTCTTCTTGAATTCCTAATGATCAGTTTGAAGAACGCTGGTCATAAATTGCTTAACCACATGGCACATCTCCTGGTTATAGATGAAGTTCACTGTACATTTTCAGAATGTctatattccttttaaaaataataaagaaaaacaactacTTTTGTAATTTTGATTCTGATGCTCTGCATGGAAAAACCAACTGAAGATGCCAGTTGGTTTTCCAACCCAGGGACTTCTTCGGCTGCTTGAGAAGACAGAGCTTTAGAATAGGGGTCAGGAGATAATGGTCCAGAATAGATCTTGCCTCGTGGCATTATTATTTCAGCCAGCATGTGAGTCTCTCTGAACACTAACATCCTTTTCTCTTAAAAGAATTTCTTCAGTGCCCCACAGCTTCTCCTTCAAAGTATAATTAACCGTGTTTGTAAGCTCTCTTTGAACTCCTTGGAGTTCGGTGGTGggtaaatatttgttcttttattcctTAGTCTTTGCAGGTTCAGGCCCTGGGCCAAGGGGATTCAGTACTGTGGGTATAAACTTCTTGGTAAAAAAATATTCCCCAAAGCAAGCAGAATGTTCCTTAACAGACCTCACTGCAGATGTCCTCGTGTGTCCCCTTCGGCCAGTGGAGCGCTTTCGAGACCTGCGTCCCGATGAAGTGGCCGATCTGTTTCAGGCAACCCAGAGAGTCGGGATGGTGGTGGAGAAGCATTTCCAGGGGACCTCTCTCACCTTCTCCATGCAGGTGGGTGTTCAGATAGCACAGacattattttccttccttctcaaacCCTAGCATTGGTCTCTCTCCCTTGTAAGCTGACATCTCACCGGGAATGCAGCTGAGGTTGTTCACATCTTACATAACAGCAGAAAAAGACGTTTGTCCAGGACCACCCTACTGTCCACAGGCCCCAAGGTGGACTTGGTGGACAAGGCAGATTATTGGTTGAGACAGCGCCTGCTGCCTTGTTTACCAAGCAGGTGGGAGTACAGTCATTTAATGAGTGCTAAGACATTCCAGATCTTTTATTGGAACTGGGGCTGGACAAGTCTTTTTCATTCCAGGATAAGTATATTTGAGCACTGCATGGACTTAGCCCGGCTCTGTTTCTAGGGGTGCAGAGACATGCAGGTTAGCTAGGGCCTCACCCTCGTAAGGCTGACCTTTTCTCCTTAATGCAGGTCTCAGTAATTGATTATGGGTTGGTATGAAGCTGGGTTGACTGCGTATTCAGTGTGGCCCACTTCCCAGTAGAGAAGTTagacctcccccgccccccagtcACTGGAGATCTTTAGGCAGAAGTTGAACCAACATTTGCCAGCGTGGGAGGAGAGCTCTGTGCTGGGTCATCAGCTGTGGGAATTGAATAAATAGTGACTTACCCTGAACCCCTTCATATCCCCTAGGGAAAGAGCAGGGGGGTTCTATACATAACGAAAGTCCTTTATGGCCCGGAAATTTTATGACTCTGCAATAACCCTTTGGAAAGATGTGAGGTCTTGTCCTCAATGCTTTAGTTAAACTAGGTGTTTActgcccttcctccacccccCGCAGCTCTCCCCCACAGACTTTCAAAGAGAACAGATAAAGAAGGCTGCTGTCTTCAGCTCTGACTAGAAATGCTCATCtgcatgcttaaaaaaaaattgcgcTGCCATGTCTGTGTCGAGAGTCTGTAAATTTCCCTATAAAATATCGTGTGTGTGTTATACGTCAACCCCTTTGAGTCACCTTCAAGCAGATAGTTAAGGTCAGGGTGGGTTTATCAGACTTATGCTGCAAATCATGTTTCCAAACAAAGGAGAGCCCAAATAAAGGCAGATGAAGACATCTGTCATGTGTCAGTGTTTAACAAAACCCTAGAAGAAAATTCACATTTGTGGGAAATGGCCAGTGCTGGTTATCAACCTTGATTTGATAGAAAGTTAATTCCATAAACATAGGAACTGACTTGTACCTAGCACAGAGAGCATTTTCATATATGTGGTGTTTTCAAgctttttatcttgtttatttatttattttgtttcaaatggaggcattggggattgaacccaggacctcgtgcatgctaagcatgtgctctaccacttaagttATATCCTCCCTccttaaactttttaaaacttgaacCTACAATAagatatgtatttatttcacAATCATGtattcccctcaccccacacaTAGGTGTGGATAAAGGAAACCAAAGTTTCACAAAACAGTGTTTACCCATTCTATGCAGTTGAATAGTGTTTGTTCTGTTATCTGATTTCTCTTGGGCTTCAGTGCTGATCACAGCCCATCAAGGTGACTCTGTGACCCACTCGTGGGCTGCGACTCCAAGTTCAGAACCCACTGATTACACAGGGCTGCTTAATCCTGGCCGCAGTAGGGTGAGAGTTCTcactctgtcagtctgtctgggTCATAGAGGTAGGAAGACTTACCTAAATTTGCAGAGTTCTAATTCAGTCTTGATGTTTCTGGGTATAGAAACATGGCTTGTTGTGCCATTCCAAACCAGCGGAGTGCTTGCTTTTGCTTGGGTGCATGGCTGGTGACTGGACGGGTTTGCTTATTTTCAGCTAAGCAAATAGTTTGTTGGGcttcagaaggcaggggaaggatTCAGAAGGCAGAAAGAGCCCAGCCTCAGTGAAGGCCTCCACCTTTTCTCCCAAGGTCAAGAACACCCAGAGAGGGCTCACTCTTGGGAGCGCCTCCTACATGAGACAGCCCATATTCTTGCTTAATGGAGTACATTGATAGCAGATTTCCTGAATAGAGACTTAAAGCCATCAGACATTAATTAAATCACCTCTGGTTAAAGATAACCAAGAGGTGTGATACTTCACCTCCCTAAACGTTTCCAGTCTTCCTTTAATGCAGTTAAAACCATAGCCAAAAGCAAAGAGCATGAAAAGTAGGAAGAGGGTTGGCTGACAGggtaatttatatcatttttatccATAACTTCTCATCTACTCTTAGGCAGAAATGGAGAACTGTCAGGTCCCACACATTTGAAGCAAATGGCCCCATGAGAAAACTATAAATTAACACACAATGAAATTGGATCCAAATTATTAATGGGCGATATTTCTGAATAAGCAGGAGATACCATCTACCTGTTCTCacctgtgtttttccttttttttttttccccctacttctAGGATGGCCCAGAAGCCGGTCAGACTGTGAAggtgagtgcttattatgtgtaTACAAATTAACAGGGGGCAATTATGAGAACGAATGAAAAGTCACACAGAGTCATTTGGAGCACTTTGCTGTTTCACTGTGTTACCTTCGAGGTCAGAGAGACCCTTGGTGTTAGAGCCATAAATCCTGACATTATAAACTTTGCCAAGCAATATGTTTCCTATTAGTTTACAAGACATTAAGTTTTGTAGTAAAATTACTACTGTGCAAATGCTAAAACAGAAACTAAATCCTGGAGTCTTGAAACAGAAACTGAAGTCAAAGGAGCTCATGAGAGGAAGCGTCCAGGAAACAGCCCCTATGCCTGGTGTGGGCTGGTGAGTCCCCTCTAAGCCTGGGCGTCTCTGACATGCGCTAATTGACATGATGTCCCCCCGTTCCGCCTTCGCCCCTCGCTcctgtcttctccttctctccccccGCACACCAactctttccctccctttgtGCTTAATACTAAAGTTCAGTGTAATGGAGTCAGAGGAGCTCAAAAATGGCTTTTTAAGTGTgccagaagagggaaggagggtttATTAGGATAGTCTCTGCTTccctaagaaataaaataaaagaagaaaatcctggcTGATTCTGAAGCTGGGTTTCAGCCTCCTTCCTACAAATGCAACTTCCTATGCAGTTAGTTCCTATGCTTAAATCATAAagaaagtcttttttctttctttctttcttttttcagtgctGGAAATCAGAAGCAAGTCTAACTGGGGTGCTAGTGTTATTCTTTGCAAAATAAGGTTCTATGGCTTTCAGATTGGCTATGAGCAAATAAAGTAATGTTGGGTACCAAACAATGCCAAATAGACACAGTCCTCTTTTGATATTAGTCTGCGTGTGGCTTTCATGTTTTATGTAGCTACTATGGGACTTTAGAAAGCTCTCGGAAGTATTTTGGAGGAACGAATGGCCTATGGGGACTGCCACCAAATTCCTTGTGATAAAAAAGAGCTAGCCTTGCTCTAGACACACAATGTGGTAAGGACAGAGGGGACTCGCAGCTTTCCTCTACCTCCCTGCCAGGCTTCTAAAATACGCAGATgcttaaaaaaaactgtataatATAAGTAGcttcattttgaatttgtttcttgaaatataaaacataaatgtttAAGTCTggttactagatttttttttaagcaatattcAAATGTAAATTCCAATAATACCAGATGAGTTAGGTGCTCTGTGCGGGATCTGTTTGATGGAATTCCTTCAGCCATTGAAAGTCATGCTGCAGAGGCATGGCTAGTACCATGGGAGAATGTCAAACCATGTCAAGTGGAATGCACAGACTGGTAATATGCACAAATGAAACACACCTAAAACTTACATGAATATATAGGTTATAtgatttccaatttttattttggaagtttGAATGggcattaaaatatttcctagacAAGCCGGTGTTGAATAGAGGCaaaaaagtagatcagtggtgacccagagctggaggaggaagggaatggGAAGTGCCTACTGATGGGTGCAGGGTTTcttttggaatgatgaaaatgtgaAATTAGATAATGGTAGTGGTTGTGTTACCTGAAGACCGGATTTCCTCATGGTGGGTGTCGAGCCAATGGATCCAACCAAGAcaaagagtgggagaaggaaggactGATTATTACGTGTATCATGTGAGAAGAACACCAgagatctttcccaaagcaatgTATCCTTAAACAGCAAACTTGGGGAAGTCTTAAGCTATGgatacatgcatattcatgaaggggttTGGGCAGAGGGGAATGcagcatagaattggggcaaaggtcgacagagtccaagctttagttgtTTGAAATCAGGAGGGTCAACACCATCACTCCATCCTCCACTTGGGTGCAGAACTCAAAGACTTGTAGCAGGTTGTTCTGTACACCCCTGGAGAAGGAACTAGGGCTCAGTTTTATTGCTGAActcttgtttcttgactgtttttcctttgttcttgcatTCCTTTACTTCCCTTACTTCCCTTACTTGCCTTACAAGGGCAAGCACTGTGGCCAGGCTTGGATCACAAAATGGCACAGATGCAGAAGCTCATAGATGGAGGCCAACCATAAATTACACACAGATTTTCACTGTGCAGGAAGGTCAGTGCCCCTCACTTTTGAGTTTTAAAGGGTCAGCTGTACATATAATTAAAACCTCAACGGTTGGCAAAGTTTTCACTGTCCTCTTAGACCAAGTCTACATACCAGAAGTTGTCTGATCGACTTTTTGTAAGTGTTAACCTTACACTACCTACgtgaaaatgaattttattgttagtttaaaacaaaaagatatttctatttttattgtaaatCCCCTGATTTAGAATCTTTGCACTTGGGGCTTGAGACTCTTCATTGTTGACAGGCCCATCCCATGATTCTTCTCAGAGTGTAGATACCTGCCGGTCTTGCCATTTTATGGTGTGAAGATAATAGGTGGGAATGGACACATAACCTTGACCCCTGGAAGCTACGGGTCAGCCCCTCCAGGCAGCAAAGTCACGTCTTCAATACCTAGCTCTCCAGTGCTGAAAACTGCagctcacaactgagcatttcaAACGCACTGCTGAACATTTTGAGGCAGTACTTGACAGCCTTCCACGGGAAGCGCAGGACTGTTTTCTTCATCTTGGCTTCTGTGTCTGACTCTTAGAATCCCGCCTGACGTGTGGGTTTCTGAACCATCTTTGCCTCGTGCTGGGTGGTAGCAGCGCTAAGCTCGGTAATGATGTCCTCCCCCGAAGCCACGGTGGTTGTTAGCGAAGGTGCACCACTGAGTCAGCCTCCTGAACATGGTGCCCCTTTAGGGTTTCTTGTTTTGTGGGCTTTAAATTCTGCTTTGCAAAGAACAAGGGTGGCCTGACTCAGTAAGACATTTGTAACAGGAAAGGCAatatcaaatggaaaaaaagtgaCTTCTTATTTCTTGATTTCTCGATTGAAGATTCACTCTCCTTTTTGAGTGTATAAGGGAGAGGGCACTGCTATCCACCAAGCGATTGTTGCAGCGATGTGGACATCCTGCAGGCTTGAGAGACAACCCTTCCTTCTGTTCTCAGCCGTGCGTCACCGTAGGCGTTTACATACACCGTATACATGTGCAGCCGTTTGTTGCTGTATCCTCAGCCTTACCGCCCCTTCCCATCTGAAGTAGCCCTCCCCTGACCCCGTATTCCGCATCCTGTTTGCCTTTGTtgactaaaaaacaaaacaaaaaaaccacaactTAAAAGTTGTGAGTTATGGTTCATTCAGAGACCTTCCTGAGGACTGTAGCCCAGGATGCAGCCTCTCAATAGCTCtaaggaactgttccaaagaggtaagggaggagccaagGTATATAGGAACTTTGGCAAAAAACAAGCACACAAGAATTACTGCTGATGACAAAAAAACAGACATCCCAAATAAATGATCTGAGTGCTTTTCTGTGTACGGGAAGAGGCAAGAGTCCAGGCTCATTGAGATGATTCCTTTGATCGGCATCATTACTCTCTAGGGCTGGTAGCCCGTCTTCCTCcgtcctgaattcccctcaggccGCACCACTGGGGTCAGCAGCAGTGGCATCTTGGGTCAGGCAACACCCTCTCTTTACTGAAAAGTCAGGTGACATTATTTTTTGTCCACACCTTATTTGATTTCCTTCAAGGCATTCTTTACTGTCTCTTATTTATTtgcatgttcctttttttttttttttttttttttttttcctgtacctGTGTTGTTTCTTTAGTCCCTGGAGGATGTGAGCTTCATGAGAACCTGTGTTTTGTCATTGTTCACTGTGGCTCTCTTGGGCAGTGCAGGGAGAACGGAGATGATTATGGTACTTCACATGATAGGACAGGTCTGTACTTCTGAGTTCCTGACTTCAGTTAACATGAGGAAGCAGATGATATGTGTTTGCATTTCAGTGTGCAGTCACGGGCCTGGGTTTTCGGGGATTTCTATCAGGAATCTCCTATATTCTGGTATCACTGACAAAAGCCAGAATTTCCAGTAATCAGGTTCCCAGATCATTCTCCGAAATATAATTTCAGCCAGCCAAATCATTAAGGCAATCAGTCCATTAAAAGAGATGCTACTGAGGAAGGTTAATGTGAGCTTTCAGAGCAATTACTATGTGCATCTCCGGGTGGGAGAGTGTTTTAGGTATattagagagagagatttatggCAGGCAGGTAATCTAGAATTTTGTAAGAGCTATTAATAAAATATGCTTGCTTACACTCTTCTGTGTTTATGGCACTTGAATCTTCTACttagatatttaattttatagtatGAATGCAGTGAGAAGTGTCTCTTAATAATTGTTGATACATTAGCAGTTACTTTTTTCAGACTGCTTtggaaagaacaggaaaaggaatTCGTTGAAGAActgtgatttaaaaatgaaaaaacaaacaagtgctTATTCACTAAagagtttctttggttttttgttcatttgtttgttgttgttgttttaaccaAAGGAGATTTGGTAGTCTTTTCAGTTCATGAACTTAGAGGACATTTTAAGTCTTAATAAAGTCCAAAGAGTTAATACACTGTGACATCAGTCAAAGGTGCTGTTGGAATATTAGCTCTACTAatttgttagctgtgtgactttgggccagcctcttaacttctctgaacatctgtttcttcattttttcaaatggagaaaaCCTACCTATTGTACTGAGAAGCCAGTAAGAAGATGTGAATAGATAGCTTAGCCCACGACATATTGTCTCTGAGGCCACATGCGTGCTTCTTAATTTTAATCttaccctcagtttcctcatccctaaAACAGGCTGAGTCTTCACTTTAGGAGAATGTTTGTGGCCCTTCCAAGTTCACTTGATTATACACTGAATTGTCTTATTATTAATTACTGCCTTTTCACttaaattcatgaaaaaaaaactttcttctgaTCATATGACTTGTGCAGTTTGAATATCTAGTTTAAACTTTCACaaaactgaccacttggacatTCATAAATGTGCCTTAATAATCTCAGGGAAAAATCTCTGCTGAGATATTTTTAACCTCTGCTGCACCCCTAGGTGGTAACAAGTAAGTTGTGGTCCTGATCCAACAGTGTACTTCACAGTGACTTGAAGTAGGTTTCAATAGGACAGAAACTTGCCTGCCCGCTAcgctgattcagtaggtctggtgTGGGACCCAggactctgcattttaacaaacacTGAAAGTCGTGCTCATGTATATTTCACTCCAGTGCAAAGCCACTTAGCAAAGAAATGACACAAAGTGGAGGAATCTCCTCATAGTGACTTGCTTTCTACCCCAAAGAATTCCTAATATTTGGTGTACACAGGAAAGAGAAACCAACatcttaagaataaaaatgattttactggactgtttattattttcacttggaaagaaGTTGCAAGAGAGCTATAATTTGCCAGTGAACTTTTATCTTTGATTAAAGCCATGAGGAAAAGTGCCTTGCCTCTGTTTATATCTAATGCATGCATTTACTGCTGAAGAATTAGTATCTTCAGGATGCAGTAAGCTTTTATCTTGTTCATTTGCCTTACAATTTGCATCTTTGCCCTGAGAATGAATCCAGTTGTTTGCCTGAGTTTGGTAAACCAAAGCCAGTTCTGGTGCTCCAGGCAGGGATTTGGGCGTGCATATGGGAGTGGATGCCTCCAAGCCCACCTTCCCCTCGGCAGGTACATGTCTCTGACCCCCCTTCTCCTCCTGGTGATTTGGGGGGCAAAATCCCTGGTCTCTGGCTCTCcaggcaggagaagggaagatGAGCCTGTGTGTCTCCCGTGGGAAACTTCGTCTTTCCCACTAAACCCTGAAGCCCTCTTCTAAGTAAGTATCAAATCTCTGAGTTTTACCATTTCTAATTAGTTGATTTTGATTTGCACAATGCCATTTGGAtcaaagcacagaaagaaaaattagccAAGCTCCCTGGTATTCCCctattcctatttatttatttttcccctgcTCTCTCAAATTCACAGGCAGCTTGGGTGGGTGGGACGGGGGATGCTGGAGATGAAGTGAGGGTAGAGGCAAAGTACCATCAGGACCGAAACGTACTGAGGAAGAGTGAGGACTGCTGGAGCCAGATGGCCTGGTTTCATTCCCAGAACTGCCAACTATCAGTTTGCTGACACTTGCCAAAGTCAACCTTTCCTAGTCTCAGCACCTACTTACAAATGTAAAAAATTGGGGACCTTTCTACTATCTGGCCCCCTTGGGGTGTTGTGAAGACCAAACAGGTTAAAATCCCTGTAAATGCCTTTAACAAAACACTTGAAGCATAGGGAAGTCTCAGTAAgtttttgctatttgttttataattttcacttaATCCTTTCAATCCTCAAAATTGGGCATTGATATTTTACACTTGGGAAAACCAAGGTTTATGGACGTTGTCacttaccaaaaaagaaaacaaaaacaaaacaaaaaaaaaaaaaaacccgcaaCTGATAGGAGAGCTGGGATGCAAACCCAGGCCTGTCTGAAAGCTCGACTTGGCATTCTGTCATCtatctttctcttcctaaaaacACCCTGCATCTCGTACACATAGCCAGAGATGCACAAAAAGaggttttgtaaatattttgtctcCCTCAACACAGATTCCTGTGCATTATTTTCCCCTGCTTTAGAGTAATGTCGGCTTCCATCTAAAAATACCCAGAGGACTCCCTGTGTAACTTTATTATGTAGGTGGAGGGGAACTAACCTAAATGCCATCTGTcaatttacagcagaattatatGTTTTAggtgtttaatttttcatttagtgCTACCAAACAAATTCATTATATAATTGGAGGCCCTGACACTTAGCAAAGTGGCTGTTTGGCTGTTAAACTTATTTTGAGATCCATGACACAAAAAGTGTGGCAAATATTGCAGACACATCCTTAACGTCAGTGTCTTACAGGTTTCAGTGGACTGTCTTGTACACCTGATGCTCAGAGTTTGGGGGTTTTATTTCATCGCCGTCAAATCAAATATCGTGTGAAAGGCAGAGTGCTGTATAGACCCCCAAATGCTACATAAATGTAAGGCATTCTTTTTCAGAATCTCCTTCTTGCCTCTGTTGATGCAGTAAGGGTGGTGAGTCACTGTTGTCATTTTGTCGTGGAATACTGGGTGCTCAGGAAATAATCACTGAAGGCACAACTCTCTCTCACTATTTTGCTGAATATGTTTCAGGCCCAGGACATGACGTATGGAATTCTCTAACTCCATATAGCCGCTTCATTTTAAGGTCAAGGTTATAAACCTGTGAACATTGAGATGATCGGCTTGGCTAAAAcgttaatttaaaataaaagaagtcaaCTCAGTCCAATTAATCATTTGACAAGGATTCAAcagttttgattaaaatataaatggtCAGTTCAGGCATTGTAGTTGAGCCATTCGTTACAGAGTTGcagcaaaaattataaaatataaaaggttaCTTCTAGGCTATCTATATAAGTATAAAAAATCTGGATCTATATATTGCTTAGAAAAATGGACGGCATTGGATTGGGATTCCCCTAGAATGAGGTAGTGAGGGAAAGGAACACCATGGGATGTCAAGGGTACCCAGGGGCCTTTAACTACATACCTAGTAAGTTCCTGGTTTCCCGTTGTTATTTGTATTTAGTAATACCATTGatattttagatgtattttaaaagaaaacataagaagcTACCTCTATAATGGATTTTTATTTCATAGGGGTCCTATTAGAAGAATTTTCCACtctaatgcattctttttttctatattatcttCAGCGTATAACTAGTTCTCACACCTCCTACGGTCAAATCTCTGAGGGTAGGGCCCCGTAAAAGGTCATAGTGGATTCTGATGGTTACCCAGCTATATGgactcttcttttatttatttatataaatacattttgattCTTGGTCTCGATGACCTAGACTTGATTCTTACTCCCACATTCATCTGGAATTACTCAGTTCCTCTCAGGGGCTCCTCTTTGCCCTTTATGCCAAAGCCACTAGTAAAGTAATTCTCGAAGCTCAAAACACAGCTGGAAAAGTAAGGGTTTGATGACAGAGTCTGGGTCAGATTGAAAGCCTAATGAATAAGAGACATGGCAACCTGCAGAGCCATAGACATGAAAGAATTAGAATAATGACCTTCCTAAAAATATTGGGTTAGTGAGAGTAACGGCCCTCAGGCCAGACCCAGTGAGAAATTCTCCCCCCACTTCTTTGTGAAGTGTGTTAGCGCTAGGAAAGTGTGATTCTTTAATTTAGCTTTACGTGTCATGAGGGATCAATCCTACGCCTGGATTCTCATCGCAGATCCCCTCTCTGGAAAAGCTGCTCGTCCACCAAGATCAGGGAAATAGAGACAAAAGTTGCTGGAAGCATTCTGAATGGGATTAATCCCAAATGTCTGGGGAAACGGGCAAAAATGATGGTTTAAATCCTTCTGGGCTCATTCAACATAAAGATGATATTACTGGATGCTTATAATGAAAACTCCCATTTCTTTCCCCCATAGTTTGTCCTTTTAAATACGCTTTTTCTTGTTCTTGATGTTA harbors:
- the FHIT gene encoding bis(5'-adenosyl)-triphosphatase isoform X2 gives rise to the protein MFSDLTADVLVCPLRPVERFRDLRPDEVADLFQATQRVGMVVEKHFQGTSLTFSMQDGPEAGQTVKHVHIHVLPRKAGDFHRNDSIYDELQKHDKEEEDSPTLWRSEEEMAAEAAALRAYFQ